DNA from Asanoa sp. WMMD1127:
TGAACCACACGGATCGGAGAGGGGGTCACCGGTGACGCAACAGGCAGGCGCTCCGCGTACCCCACCGTCGGGTCTGTTCCCTTCGGCGCGGACCCGACCGACCTATCGCGAGCCGCATCCGGTGCGCGGCGCCGCCGTCGCGGCCGGCGCCGGGGCGGGGGCGGTCTGGCTGCTGGCGTTCGGCGTGGTCGACTCGACCGTTCGTGGCTACGCCTACTGGACGCTGCTGGCCGGGGGCATCGCCTGGCTGGTGGCGCTCCTGCTGGCGAAGGTCGGTGACCGGGGTGTGGCGGTCGGGATCGCGGCCGCCACCGCCATCGGTTGGAGCATCGCCGCCGTCGTCGTGGGGGTCACCTGGGTGACCCGCGGCGACTGGCCGCTGTGGTGACCCGGCGTGGTCGCGCGACCACCTCTGGTTGACCGAAAACCGCACTGTGTACGGGATTCGCTGCGCAGCGCGACCGCCCTTGACTAACCGCTCGAGCATCGGAGACGCTGCCGCCATGGCTTGGAAAGTGCAGCGGCTGGACCCTGAGCGCAGCCGCCGCCGGATGCAGCTGCTGGCCGAACTCGCTGGTGCGAAGTCGGTCCGCGAGCGCACCCAACCGCGACGGGTTCAGGGCGACCGGCTGCGGGAACTGATCGCGACCCGCCGCCGGCTGGCCAGCTGACCCGTCCCTCCTTCGGGGCGTTGGGCGGGCCGGCATGGGCCCGACCGACTACCGTCACGTCGTAACGCGCTGTTCGTGCGGGGTCTTTGGGGGGCAATCGCCGTGTCGTACTTCGCCGCAGCCGCGGTGCGCGGCTCAACCGGCTGGTCCGCCGCCGAGGTCAACCTCCACGGCGTAGCGGATATCGAAGAGGTGGCCGACCGCCTCCGCGACGTCGACCTCGAGGCCGACATCTCGCTGTTGTTCGTCGAGTCCGACGACACCTACCTGGTCGTCATGCGCCTGGACGAGGGCGAGGACCTGCGGGTCTTCGGCTCCGACAGCGCATTCGCCGAGGAGTCCCGGCTGGGCGCCCTGCTCGTCGGCGACATCAAGGCGCCGGCCATCGAGATCGACGAGGTGGTCGAGCAGAGCGCCGACCCGGACAAGCCGGCCGCCGATCCCGACGCCGACCCGGTCGGTGACGCCGACCTGCTCGCCGACCTCGGGGTGCCGGCCCGCCGGCTGCTGGAGCTCTGCGCACACGAGGGTCTGCTCCCGGCGGACGTCACCGCCGAGGTGTGCCAGACCATCGGCTGCGGCGACGAGGTCGAGGAGCTGCGGGAGGCGTGACGGCGCCACGGCGCGACCGCCACGAGGAATGGATGCGGCGGGCGCTGGCGGTCGCGGCCGACGCGGCGGCCACCGACGCCGCCGATGTCCCGGTCGGCGCGGTGCTGCTCGATGCGGCCGGCAACGAGATCGCGGTGGGGCACAACGAGCGGGAGCTGACCGGCGACCCGACGGCGCACGCCGAGATCGTCGCGATGCGGCGGGCGGCGGCGGCCCTGGGCACCTGGCGGCTGGAGGGTTGCACGCTGGTCGTCACGCTGGAGCCGTGCACCATGTGCGCGGGCGCGCTGGTGCTGGCCCGGGTGTCCACTGTGGTGTTCGGCGCCTGGGAACCGAAGACGGGCGCGGTCGGCTCGCTCTGGGACGTGGTCCGGGACCGGCGGTTGACACACCGGCCCGAGGTCTACGGCGGGGTGCTCGCGACCGAGGCGGCCGACCTGTTACGACGCTTCTTCCGCGCCCACTAGCGCGGCCGGCTTGAGCAGGCTCGCGGCGACCTCGCGGGCCGCTTCCGTCCAGGCGGTCGGGCGCATGGTGCCGGGGTCGAGGCGCACGATCGTGCGGTGGCCCTCGGCGTGCGTGGTCGCGCCGTCGGCTGACGTGATCGTGAATCCGTAGACGCCGCTGCTGCGGCCGAACGAGTCGAGCCAGAAGTGGATCGCGACGTCGCCCGTGCCGCGGATCGGCGCCCGGTAGTTGATGGTGAACTCGACGACCGCGTGGAACGAGTCGGGCAGCGTCGGGCGGCCGTCGGCGAAGGAGAAGCCGCGCTGTTCCCAGTAGGCCGTCAGCGCGCGCTCCAGCAGCAGGGCGTAGCGGGCGTTGTGCACGATGCCCATCGCGTCGAGGTCGTCGTAGTGGATGCGGATCCGCTCGGTGTGGCCGTACGCAAGAACGGTTGTCATCTCTCAGGCCTCCGGCAGCAGGTCAGGATCGGTGGCAAGGGTGCGCAGGCGGTCGCGGGCGGCGCGGCGCGCGTAGTGGTAGGTGGGCTCGGGCGACTTGATGCGGGACAGCAGCACCGCGCTCAACGCGAAGGACTCGAGCTCGTAGGCCAGCTGGTGCGGGTTGGTCTCGTCGACGAGCTCGCCGGCCGCCACGGCCTCGCGCGCCAGACCCTCGACGAAGTCGGTCCAGATCGCGAAGTGCTCGGTCAGCCGGTCGCGAACGGTGCCGGGGCGGACGCTGAACTCGAACTGGACCTTGGCGAAGAAGCAGCCGCCGGGCAGATGACGGTCCTCGTAGAAGCGGATGCGGTGGTCGTGCAGCGACCAGAGCCGGCGGATGCCGCGCGGCGCCTTGAGGGCGGGGCGCACGACGTGCTCGACGAACTGCTCGCGAGCCTGCTCGACGGTGGCGAGCTGGAGGTCTTCCTTGGACCGCCAGTGCGCGAACAGGCCGGACTTGCTGACGCCCAGGTCGGTCGCGAGCTGGCCGAGGGACAGCCCGTCGAGGCCGTCCTCGGTGGCCCGGGCGACCGCGCGATCCAGCACGGCCGCCCGGGTGCGGTCGCCGCGAGCGATTCGGCCGTCGATCGTCACCCGGTCACCATACCGAGAAAACGACCGACCGGTCGTACGTTTATCTGTGGTTCAGGTCACGCGATCGCGGTGTCCAGCGCGATCTCGACCATCTGGCCGAAGGTCTGCTCGCGCTCCTGCGACGTGGTCTTCTCGCCGCGCTTGATGTGGTCCGAGACGGTGAGCACGGTGAGCGCGCGGGCCCGGAACCGGGCGGCGATCGTGTAGAGCGCCGCCGACTCCATCTCCACGGCCAGCACGCCGTAGTCGGCGAGGGCGTCGTAGAGGTCGGGGCGGTCGGTGTAGAAGGCGTCGGCGGCCAGGATCGGGCCGACCCGCATCGGGATGCCGCGCCGCTCGGCCGTGTCGACGGCCGTGCGCAGCAGCCCGAAGTCGGCAACGGGGGCGTAGTCGATAAGGCCGTCGAACCGGGCGCGGTTCATGTTGGAGTCGGTCGAGGCGCCGC
Protein-coding regions in this window:
- a CDS encoding tRNA adenosine deaminase-associated protein, coding for MSYFAAAAVRGSTGWSAAEVNLHGVADIEEVADRLRDVDLEADISLLFVESDDTYLVVMRLDEGEDLRVFGSDSAFAEESRLGALLVGDIKAPAIEIDEVVEQSADPDKPAADPDADPVGDADLLADLGVPARRLLELCAHEGLLPADVTAEVCQTIGCGDEVEELREA
- the tadA gene encoding tRNA adenosine(34) deaminase TadA; translated protein: MRRRGRGAAGGVTAPRRDRHEEWMRRALAVAADAAATDAADVPVGAVLLDAAGNEIAVGHNERELTGDPTAHAEIVAMRRAAAALGTWRLEGCTLVVTLEPCTMCAGALVLARVSTVVFGAWEPKTGAVGSLWDVVRDRRLTHRPEVYGGVLATEAADLLRRFFRAH
- a CDS encoding thioesterase family protein, producing the protein MTTVLAYGHTERIRIHYDDLDAMGIVHNARYALLLERALTAYWEQRGFSFADGRPTLPDSFHAVVEFTINYRAPIRGTGDVAIHFWLDSFGRSSGVYGFTITSADGATTHAEGHRTIVRLDPGTMRPTAWTEAAREVAASLLKPAALVGAEEAS
- a CDS encoding TetR/AcrR family transcriptional regulator; protein product: MTIDGRIARGDRTRAAVLDRAVARATEDGLDGLSLGQLATDLGVSKSGLFAHWRSKEDLQLATVEQAREQFVEHVVRPALKAPRGIRRLWSLHDHRIRFYEDRHLPGGCFFAKVQFEFSVRPGTVRDRLTEHFAIWTDFVEGLAREAVAAGELVDETNPHQLAYELESFALSAVLLSRIKSPEPTYHYARRAARDRLRTLATDPDLLPEA
- the deoD gene encoding purine-nucleoside phosphorylase codes for the protein MSIHIGAEPGDIAERVLMPGDPLRAKWIAETYLDDAKCYSEVRGMYGFTGRWQGVDVSVQGSGMGMPSASIYAHELINDYGVKTLIRVGSCGALADELQLRDVIAASGASTDSNMNRARFDGLIDYAPVADFGLLRTAVDTAERRGIPMRVGPILAADAFYTDRPDLYDALADYGVLAVEMESAALYTIAARFRARALTVLTVSDHIKRGEKTTSQEREQTFGQMVEIALDTAIA